A window from Gottschalkiaceae bacterium SANA encodes these proteins:
- a CDS encoding DUF975 family protein produces the protein MWSRVELKTRAKEVLRKYYWKMFAVSMILLFVGGRDGGGGSNNNQNQQDAVKLLPEEIAYWILKYMLIIGSIFFILWALRVFIGYALEIGCRKFYVRTAEDDCDMGYIGHYFKDGRYSGVVGTMFLRSIYLILWTLLFIIPGIIKSYAYRMVPYILADNPSIGASRAIELSNEMTNGEKLDMFVLDLSFIGWYLLGLLALGIGVLFVMPYEDATKAELYLHLRERAVERGSVSLEELNLVAVSEW, from the coding sequence ATGTGGTCAAGAGTCGAACTGAAAACCAGAGCGAAAGAGGTACTAAGGAAGTATTATTGGAAGATGTTTGCAGTCAGTATGATCCTTTTATTTGTCGGTGGGCGTGATGGCGGCGGTGGTAGCAACAATAATCAAAATCAACAAGATGCTGTAAAATTACTACCGGAAGAGATTGCCTATTGGATCTTAAAATATATGTTGATTATCGGATCAATCTTCTTTATTCTATGGGCATTGCGAGTTTTTATTGGTTATGCATTAGAAATTGGGTGTCGTAAGTTTTATGTTCGTACGGCGGAAGATGATTGTGATATGGGATATATCGGGCATTATTTCAAAGATGGTCGCTATTCAGGGGTTGTTGGAACCATGTTTTTGAGAAGTATTTATTTGATTTTGTGGACTTTGCTTTTTATTATTCCAGGTATTATTAAATCTTATGCGTATCGCATGGTGCCCTATATCTTGGCGGATAATCCATCAATCGGAGCAAGTCGTGCCATTGAACTCAGCAATGAAATGACAAATGGTGAGAAATTGGACATGTTTGTATTAGATCTTTCCTTTATCGGTTGGTACCTGCTGGGGCTCTTGGCATTGGGAATTGGCGTTTTGTTTGTCATGCCCTATGAGGATGCAACCAAGGCAGAGTTGTACTTGCATCTACGGGAAAGAGCGGTAGAGAGGGGTAGTGTATCCCTGGAAGAACTGAATCTTGTAGCAGTTTCTGAGTGGTAA
- a CDS encoding AAA family ATPase: MREMLEKGFNQYIRSIRCEKKSKEQVNYPFNLEAVRALSEIELHPNVTFLVGENGSGKSTLLEAVAVAYGFNPEGGSKNFNFHTKETHSRLADDLKLSKGVIQPKDGFFLRAESFYNVASNIDDLDQGGGGMPIIASYGGVSLHQQSHGESFMALLLHRFGGNGLYILDEPEAALSPTRQLALLRRIHELVEADSQFIIATHSPILMSYPHAKILLVEDGYRQVSYEETEHVQVMKAFMACPERTLRYILNE; the protein is encoded by the coding sequence GTGAGGGAAATGCTAGAAAAAGGATTCAATCAATATATTCGATCCATTCGATGCGAGAAAAAGTCGAAGGAACAAGTAAATTATCCATTCAATTTAGAAGCGGTTCGTGCTTTGTCCGAGATTGAATTACATCCCAATGTGACTTTTTTAGTTGGAGAAAATGGAAGTGGAAAATCTACCTTGTTGGAAGCTGTTGCAGTTGCCTATGGCTTTAATCCCGAGGGAGGAAGTAAGAATTTTAACTTTCATACCAAGGAAACCCACTCCAGATTGGCGGATGATTTGAAGCTTTCAAAAGGTGTGATTCAACCTAAGGATGGTTTTTTTTTACGGGCTGAAAGCTTCTATAATGTCGCTTCGAATATCGATGACTTAGATCAAGGTGGCGGTGGAATGCCGATCATAGCCTCTTATGGAGGCGTATCTCTTCATCAGCAATCCCATGGCGAGTCTTTTATGGCGCTTCTGCTACATCGTTTCGGTGGAAACGGGCTCTATATCCTAGATGAGCCGGAAGCCGCCTTGTCTCCAACCCGTCAGCTGGCATTATTGAGAAGAATTCACGAACTGGTTGAAGCCGACTCGCAGTTTATTATTGCGACTCACTCGCCAATTCTTATGAGTTACCCTCATGCAAAAATACTACTGGTGGAAGACGGATATCGTCAGGTATCGTATGAAGAAACGGAACATGTGCAAGTAATGAAAGCTTTCATGGCATGTCCCGAGCGGACACTGCGATATATTTTAAACGAGTAG
- a CDS encoding tetratricopeptide repeat protein, which translates to MEDILNKAIKLREIGELEKANTILVELTTRYPNHAVVNYQCAWSFDVLGLEKEAIPYYEKAIELGLPEKDLKEAYLGLGSTYRTIGEYDKSKKLLLEGIDRYENNGLKVFLSMALYNLGEHTEAMRLLLSIIAETSADESVITYKKAIEYYSIRLDEVWE; encoded by the coding sequence ATGGAAGATATTCTCAACAAAGCAATTAAACTTAGAGAAATCGGGGAACTTGAGAAAGCCAATACAATTCTCGTTGAGTTGACTACGAGATATCCGAATCACGCCGTTGTGAATTATCAATGCGCGTGGAGTTTTGATGTTCTTGGGTTAGAGAAAGAAGCGATTCCTTATTATGAGAAGGCAATTGAATTAGGTTTGCCAGAAAAAGATTTAAAAGAAGCGTATTTGGGATTAGGCAGTACATATCGAACAATTGGTGAATATGACAAATCGAAAAAACTTCTTTTGGAAGGTATCGATCGATATGAGAATAATGGGTTAAAGGTTTTTTTATCGATGGCTCTTTATAACTTAGGTGAACATACAGAAGCCATGCGACTTTTACTTTCGATTATTGCTGAAACATCAGCCGATGAAAGTGTAATCACATATAAAAAAGCAATTGAGTATTATTCGATTCGGTTGGATGAAGTGTGGGAATGA
- a CDS encoding EFR1 family ferrodoxin: MNRIIKLHFSPNGGTKAAVDDLAAGFTAKEIVEIDMTVPANRKTDWTFKESDLVLAGMPVYSGRLPAISAEIFKMLQGNKAKTIAIASYGNRHYDDALLELTNELDAKGFRVVAAGAVIAEHCLEISVAAKRPDAVDRAKLLEIAGLVNAKLEANNDQQPEVYGNIPYKELKATPTPIGNDDCDQCGLCAKNCPTEAIDFSDGRKTDPEKCIYCARCINICPKGARSTEKLVGTKQWLIENCSERREMEWFL, encoded by the coding sequence ATGAATCGAATCATAAAATTACATTTTTCACCTAATGGTGGAACCAAGGCGGCGGTAGATGACCTTGCAGCAGGATTTACTGCCAAAGAAATTGTTGAAATTGATATGACAGTTCCAGCAAATCGAAAGACGGATTGGACCTTTAAAGAAAGTGATTTGGTCTTGGCGGGCATGCCGGTATATTCAGGCCGACTACCAGCAATCTCTGCGGAGATTTTTAAGATGTTGCAAGGAAACAAGGCAAAGACCATTGCAATTGCTTCATACGGTAATCGCCATTATGACGATGCACTTTTGGAATTGACCAATGAGCTTGATGCAAAGGGATTTCGAGTGGTTGCTGCAGGAGCTGTGATTGCAGAGCATTGCTTGGAAATCAGCGTAGCGGCTAAGCGACCGGATGCGGTGGATCGAGCAAAATTATTGGAGATCGCAGGACTAGTGAACGCAAAACTGGAAGCCAATAACGATCAACAACCAGAAGTATATGGGAATATTCCATACAAAGAATTGAAGGCAACGCCAACTCCGATTGGGAATGATGACTGCGATCAATGCGGATTGTGTGCCAAAAATTGTCCGACTGAAGCAATTGATTTTTCAGACGGGAGAAAGACAGATCCAGAAAAGTGCATCTATTGTGCACGTTGCATTAATATTTGTCCCAAGGGGGCTCGATCGACTGAAAAACTTGTAGGCACCAAGCAGTGGTTGATTGAAAATTGCAGCGAGCGCCGAGAGATGGAGTGGTTCTTGTAG
- a CDS encoding DUF3795 domain-containing protein, which yields MDANLMAYCGTYCGVCEWKEKMNCQGCKKHAGEVFWGTCKIASCAISKNLSHCGECEQLPCENLTAAHNTEGHSDNGERLTNLKKWAKGENSKLKVTPKK from the coding sequence ATGGATGCAAATTTGATGGCATATTGCGGCACGTATTGTGGGGTATGCGAATGGAAGGAAAAAATGAATTGCCAAGGGTGTAAGAAACATGCTGGAGAAGTTTTTTGGGGGACTTGTAAAATTGCTTCCTGTGCGATTTCAAAAAACTTGTCTCATTGTGGAGAATGTGAGCAATTGCCCTGCGAAAATTTGACTGCAGCCCATAATACGGAAGGTCATTCAGATAATGGAGAGCGGCTGACCAACTTGAAAAAATGGGCAAAAGGGGAAAACTCAAAATTAAAGGTTACGCCAAAAAAGTAA
- the corA gene encoding magnesium/cobalt transporter CorA: MITQANPSVKNQAPGTITYTGTYADVPLSMVLYQYKADHWTKEIIDDLSGIPDDDKIKWLNVTGLSHTKVIQDIGTRFSIDPLILEDIVNVSQYSKMQSDDDLLFSVWKMIYMKEKQIEHEHISLLLIDNWVISFQENEGDVFHSVRTRLEKNQGILRTMKGDYLYFALIDSIVDHYSDTLSILTQQFDAYEANFLDQKKVTADSLYPLRKELTQLKSAIFPMKIALPRVMNSKHQLITEEVLPYFQDAYDNLLQTAEQLLSIRELATSLHDQQLSELSNQMNSIMTTLTIFSAVFIPLSFLAGVFGMNFRSLPGTESTQGFVFFLLACLIMAATMLMVFKRKKWF; the protein is encoded by the coding sequence ATGATCACACAAGCAAATCCATCTGTAAAAAATCAAGCGCCAGGCACTATCACCTACACGGGAACCTATGCCGATGTCCCCCTTAGCATGGTTTTGTACCAATACAAGGCAGATCATTGGACCAAGGAAATCATCGATGACCTGTCCGGTATTCCAGACGATGACAAGATTAAATGGCTAAACGTCACGGGCTTGTCACACACCAAGGTCATTCAAGACATAGGCACTCGATTTTCCATCGATCCATTAATTCTTGAGGATATCGTTAATGTGTCCCAATATAGCAAAATGCAATCCGATGATGATCTTCTCTTCTCAGTCTGGAAGATGATCTACATGAAAGAGAAACAAATCGAGCATGAACATATTTCGCTGCTTTTAATTGATAATTGGGTGATCAGTTTTCAAGAAAATGAAGGCGATGTTTTCCATTCTGTTCGTACCCGCCTCGAAAAAAATCAAGGCATTCTTCGTACCATGAAGGGCGACTACCTTTATTTCGCCTTGATTGATTCTATCGTCGATCATTACTCGGATACCTTGTCGATTCTAACACAACAGTTTGACGCGTATGAAGCAAATTTTCTTGATCAAAAGAAAGTGACAGCAGATTCTTTGTATCCGCTCCGAAAAGAACTCACCCAATTAAAAAGTGCTATTTTCCCCATGAAAATCGCCTTGCCAAGGGTTATGAATTCTAAGCATCAACTCATCACGGAAGAGGTGCTACCTTATTTTCAAGACGCTTATGATAATTTACTGCAAACTGCCGAACAACTTCTTAGCATTCGGGAGTTGGCAACTAGTTTACATGATCAGCAATTATCAGAGCTCAGCAATCAAATGAACTCCATCATGACAACCCTCACCATTTTCTCAGCCGTCTTTATTCCCCTTTCCTTTTTAGCCGGTGTATTCGGCATGAACTTCCGCTCCTTACCAGGGACTGAATCAACGCAGGGGTTCGTTTTCTTTCTCCTCGCTTGTCTTATCATGGCTGCCACCATGCTCATGGTCTTCAAACGGAAAAAATGGTTCTAA